A single window of Brevundimonas vitisensis DNA harbors:
- a CDS encoding TonB-dependent receptor → MSRSLLLASCCALVLGSPALAQEPEATNVDEIVVTGSQVTLTAPYAGGQVARGGRVGLFGALNVMDTPFASTNYTEELLRNQQSRSVGDVLQNDPAVRVSKGFGNFQELYVIRGFPVYSDDMTYNGLYGILPRQFVAAEFLERVEVFHGATAFLNGAAPGGSGVGGAFNLTPKRAPDLPLNRLTAGIEGEGELYLAADIARRFGAAGDYGLRANLAHRNGEAGVEGEDRELTALGLGLDRRGERARFAADIGYQDHRIDAPRPTVTPAGAIPAPPSADSNFAQPWTYTDERQLFGVVRAEFDVSDAVSTWAAFGGRNGKEANVLANPTAQPNGSLSAYRFDNAREDTVWSGDAGIRAELTTGPVGHRIVASASQVQSKSRNAYAFSNFGGFASDLYAPVTVAPPAANFFVGGDLDDPNVTERVNNTSFALADMLSFADGRFLVTLGARYQQIETASYDYNTGAGLSSYEGDATTPVLAVVYRPNDWLSVYANYAEALIPGQIAPAVSGGVPVSNAGEALSPFRGEQAEVGFKYDVGRFGGSVSLFRTSLPSAYVENAVFAANGEQQNTGLEVAFFGEPRDGLRVLGGWTWLDAELTRTAGGAMDGLRPIGTPEFQGNVNVEWDVPAATGLTLEGRIVHTGEQPANGANTVDLDAWTRFDAGLRYSRDMGGRPITLRARIENLADEDHWVAVGGFPGANYLTLGAPRTLRLSLSTDF, encoded by the coding sequence ATGTCTCGCTCCCTGTTGCTCGCCTCCTGCTGCGCCCTGGTTCTGGGCAGCCCGGCCCTCGCCCAGGAGCCGGAGGCCACCAATGTCGACGAGATCGTGGTGACGGGTTCGCAGGTGACCCTGACGGCGCCCTATGCCGGGGGTCAGGTGGCGCGGGGCGGACGGGTCGGCCTGTTCGGGGCGCTGAACGTCATGGACACCCCCTTTGCCTCGACCAACTACACCGAGGAACTGCTGCGCAATCAGCAGTCGCGCAGCGTGGGCGATGTGCTGCAGAACGACCCGGCCGTGCGCGTCAGCAAGGGTTTCGGCAACTTCCAGGAACTGTATGTGATCCGGGGCTTCCCGGTGTATTCCGACGACATGACCTACAACGGTCTGTACGGCATTCTGCCGCGTCAGTTCGTGGCCGCCGAGTTCCTGGAGCGGGTCGAGGTCTTCCACGGGGCAACCGCCTTTCTGAACGGCGCGGCCCCCGGCGGCAGCGGCGTCGGCGGGGCCTTCAACCTGACCCCCAAGCGCGCGCCCGATCTGCCCCTCAACCGCCTGACCGCGGGGATCGAGGGTGAGGGCGAACTGTATCTGGCCGCCGACATCGCGCGCCGGTTCGGTGCGGCGGGCGACTATGGCCTGCGGGCCAATCTGGCGCATCGCAACGGCGAGGCGGGTGTCGAGGGCGAGGATCGCGAACTGACGGCGCTCGGCCTGGGTCTGGATCGTCGCGGCGAACGGGCCCGGTTCGCAGCCGACATCGGCTATCAGGATCACCGCATCGACGCCCCGCGCCCGACCGTGACCCCGGCGGGGGCCATCCCTGCCCCGCCGTCGGCCGACAGCAACTTTGCCCAGCCTTGGACCTACACCGACGAGCGCCAGCTGTTCGGCGTGGTGCGTGCCGAGTTCGATGTGTCGGACGCCGTCTCGACCTGGGCCGCCTTTGGCGGGCGCAATGGCAAGGAAGCCAATGTCCTGGCCAATCCGACGGCCCAGCCGAATGGCTCGCTGAGCGCCTATCGCTTCGACAACGCCCGTGAGGACACTGTCTGGTCCGGCGATGCGGGCATTCGCGCCGAGCTGACCACCGGACCGGTCGGCCACCGCATCGTCGCCTCGGCCAGCCAGGTGCAGTCCAAGTCGCGCAACGCCTATGCCTTTTCCAACTTCGGCGGCTTTGCCAGCGACCTCTATGCGCCGGTGACGGTGGCCCCGCCTGCGGCCAACTTCTTCGTCGGCGGTGACCTGGATGATCCCAATGTGACCGAGCGGGTGAACAACACCAGCTTCGCCCTGGCCGACATGCTGTCGTTTGCCGACGGTCGGTTCCTGGTCACCCTTGGTGCCCGGTATCAGCAGATCGAGACGGCCTCCTATGACTACAACACCGGTGCCGGGCTTTCGTCGTATGAGGGGGACGCCACCACGCCGGTTCTGGCCGTGGTCTATCGGCCCAATGACTGGCTGTCGGTCTATGCCAACTATGCCGAGGCCCTGATCCCCGGCCAGATCGCCCCGGCTGTCAGCGGTGGCGTACCGGTGTCCAATGCGGGCGAGGCGCTGTCGCCCTTCCGCGGGGAACAGGCCGAGGTCGGGTTCAAATATGACGTCGGCCGGTTCGGCGGCAGTGTCAGCCTGTTCCGCACCAGCCTGCCCAGCGCCTATGTCGAGAACGCCGTCTTCGCCGCCAATGGCGAACAGCAGAACACCGGGCTGGAGGTCGCCTTCTTCGGCGAGCCCCGCGACGGCCTGCGTGTGCTGGGCGGCTGGACCTGGCTGGACGCCGAACTGACCCGCACAGCGGGCGGCGCCATGGACGGCCTGCGTCCAATCGGTACGCCGGAGTTTCAGGGCAATGTGAATGTCGAATGGGACGTTCCCGCCGCCACCGGCCTGACGCTGGAGGGCCGCATCGTCCATACGGGCGAGCAGCCTGCGAACGGGGCCAATACGGTCGACCTGGACGCCTGGACCCGGTTCGACGCCGGGCTGCGCTATAGCCGCGACATGGGCGGCCGTCCGATCACCCTGCGTGCCCGGATCGAGAATCTGGCGGACGAGGATCACTGGGTCGCCGTCGGCGGCTTCCCCGGTGCCAACTATCTGACCCTGGGCGCGCCGCGCACCCTGAGGCTGTCGCTGTCGACGGACTTCTAG
- a CDS encoding PepSY-associated TM helix domain-containing protein has protein sequence MGRRRRLPRCQLSDPGRAAHPEAVAVDGLLGRMKPSTLRAWSWVHTWSSLVSTVFLLMLCLTGLPLVFSHELDHLLLDEAWAPANPDGQRLSLDQVLETALARHPGDVPAFMSFDEDRPVVNVTSRAPDAPAGSFNFQPIDQTSGEAAPPVAGHPVMEFILQLHTDMFLGLGGMLFLGLMGLFLVAAVVSGVVLYAPFMRRLPFGTVRVEKATRTRWLDYHNLLGIVTVAWILVVGLTGVVNTLATPILAYWKDTALRELVATQQAPATVGEWASLDAAVARAKVALPGKTLQFVAFPGTDYTTDHHYAVFFHGDTPLTTHLTTPALIDIRTGELAAVAPVPWYVKALSLSQPLHFGDYGGLGLKIVWALLDLMTIIILASGLYLWVARRRQAR, from the coding sequence CTGGGTCGCCGTCGGCGGCTTCCCCGGTGCCAACTATCTGACCCTGGGCGCGCCGCGCACCCTGAGGCTGTCGCTGTCGACGGACTTCTAGGCCGGATGAAGCCGTCCACTCTGCGAGCCTGGTCATGGGTCCATACCTGGTCCAGCCTGGTCTCGACCGTCTTTCTGTTGATGCTGTGCCTGACCGGCCTGCCGCTGGTGTTCAGCCATGAACTGGACCATCTGCTGCTGGACGAAGCCTGGGCGCCGGCCAATCCGGACGGGCAGCGCCTCAGCCTGGATCAGGTGCTGGAGACGGCTCTGGCGCGCCATCCCGGCGATGTCCCGGCCTTCATGAGTTTCGACGAAGACCGGCCGGTGGTGAACGTCACCAGCCGGGCCCCCGACGCTCCGGCGGGCAGTTTCAACTTCCAGCCGATCGACCAGACCAGCGGGGAGGCCGCGCCCCCGGTGGCCGGGCACCCGGTGATGGAGTTCATCCTTCAGCTGCACACCGACATGTTCCTTGGCCTGGGCGGGATGCTGTTCCTGGGGCTGATGGGGCTGTTTCTGGTCGCTGCGGTGGTGTCGGGGGTGGTGCTGTATGCCCCCTTCATGCGCCGACTGCCCTTCGGCACCGTGCGTGTGGAAAAGGCGACGCGTACGCGGTGGCTCGACTACCACAACCTCTTAGGCATCGTGACGGTGGCCTGGATCCTGGTCGTGGGGCTGACGGGGGTGGTCAACACCCTGGCGACGCCGATCCTGGCCTATTGGAAGGATACGGCCCTGCGCGAACTGGTCGCCACGCAACAGGCCCCCGCGACAGTCGGAGAGTGGGCGTCGCTGGACGCCGCCGTGGCGCGGGCCAAGGTCGCCCTGCCCGGCAAGACGCTGCAGTTCGTGGCCTTTCCCGGGACCGACTATACGACCGACCACCATTATGCGGTCTTCTTCCACGGCGACACGCCACTGACGACCCATCTGACGACGCCGGCCCTGATCGATATCCGGACAGGCGAACTGGCCGCTGTCGCCCCTGTGCCCTGGTATGTGAAGGCGCTGTCGCTGTCCCAGCCGCTGCATTTCGGTGACTACGGCGGGCTGGGCCTGAAAATCGTCTGGGCCCTGCTCGACCTGATGACGATCATCATTCTGGCGTCCGGTCTCTATCTGTGGGTCGCACGGCGGAGACAGGCACGATGA
- a CDS encoding TetR/AcrR family transcriptional regulator: MPALPLTNKLGHRIGARGERTRRALLDAVRTLLETRHLGEIRVADVATAAGLSPTNFYTYFKTVSEAVLALCDEAAQEAQSLAAHIDGDWSSERAFGTARGLIVDVLALWERHGPVLRIEHELADKGEVPFAESRIRRLRRLHLALERRIAQAHAQGYHPAGLNPRLASYETASLIESVAAGFQLMRRADTADAILDTTAHIVVRLVTGR, encoded by the coding sequence GTGCCTGCCTTGCCCCTGACGAATAAGCTCGGCCACCGGATCGGCGCGCGCGGCGAACGCACCCGCCGCGCCCTGTTGGACGCCGTCCGCACCCTGCTGGAGACCCGGCATCTGGGCGAGATCCGCGTGGCCGACGTGGCCACCGCCGCCGGATTGTCGCCGACGAATTTCTATACCTATTTCAAGACCGTGTCCGAAGCCGTTCTGGCGCTGTGTGACGAGGCGGCCCAGGAAGCGCAGTCCTTGGCCGCCCATATCGATGGCGACTGGTCGTCCGAGCGGGCATTCGGCACGGCGCGTGGTCTGATCGTCGATGTCCTGGCCCTTTGGGAGCGGCACGGCCCGGTCCTTCGGATCGAACACGAACTGGCCGACAAGGGCGAGGTCCCCTTTGCCGAAAGCCGGATTCGCCGCCTGCGCCGGCTACATCTGGCGCTGGAACGTCGCATCGCCCAGGCCCATGCCCAAGGTTATCACCCCGCCGGTCTGAACCCGCGGCTGGCGTCATACGAGACCGCCAGCCTGATCGAATCGGTGGCGGCCGGGTTCCAGCTCATGCGCCGGGCTGACACGGCCGATGCCATCCTGGACACCACGGCCCATATCGTCGTGCGCCTGGTGACGGGGCGCTAG
- a CDS encoding prepilin peptidase, whose amino-acid sequence MAQPVFIVVMAGLLGLIVGSFIAAVSVRLPRSEGVVGGRSHCMSCGTALKAWHLVPVFSWLMLRARCAACGAAISPRYPLIELAGMGIGIWAALHGDGNLMLIAVTAVLGWQLLLIALIDGEHFWLPDVLTLPLIVTGLGAALLGGTDLVLTHLIGAAVGFATLWLLAFLYERVRGRQGLGGGDPILFAGAGAWVGWLGLPSVLLWACAAGFAVVAAWLVTRRAVSGADRLPFGVCLAVGTWLTWLYGPLGF is encoded by the coding sequence ATGGCTCAGCCCGTCTTCATCGTCGTCATGGCCGGGCTTCTTGGCCTGATCGTCGGCAGTTTCATCGCCGCGGTCAGTGTGCGTCTGCCCCGCAGCGAGGGCGTGGTGGGCGGACGGTCGCACTGCATGTCGTGCGGCACGGCGTTGAAGGCCTGGCATCTGGTGCCGGTGTTCAGCTGGCTGATGCTCCGCGCCCGCTGTGCCGCCTGCGGCGCGGCGATCTCGCCCCGGTACCCCCTGATCGAACTGGCTGGCATGGGCATCGGCATCTGGGCCGCCCTGCATGGCGACGGAAACCTAATGCTGATCGCGGTCACGGCGGTGCTGGGCTGGCAGCTGCTACTGATCGCCCTGATCGATGGCGAACATTTCTGGCTGCCTGACGTGCTGACGCTCCCCCTGATCGTGACCGGCCTGGGGGCGGCGTTGCTGGGCGGGACCGATCTGGTCCTGACGCATCTGATCGGCGCGGCGGTCGGCTTCGCCACCCTGTGGCTGCTGGCCTTCCTTTACGAGCGGGTGCGCGGGCGACAGGGGTTGGGCGGGGGCGATCCGATCCTGTTCGCAGGGGCCGGGGCCTGGGTCGGCTGGCTGGGCTTGCCCAGTGTGCTGCTGTGGGCCTGCGCCGCCGGGTTTGCCGTTGTTGCCGCCTGGCTGGTCACGCGCCGAGCGGTCAGTGGCGCCGACCGGCTGCCTTTCGGCGTATGCCTGGCCGTTGGTACCTGGCTGACCTGGCTCTACGGACCGCTGGGCTTCTAG
- the feoB gene encoding ferrous iron transporter B — MDMAVRTARVALVGNPNSGKTALFNALTGAHQKVANYAGVTVERKEGIIRSASGRTLSVLDLPGTYSLRARSPDEEVTRDAVLGRLAGEPEPDVILCVADATNLRLVLRLILELKQVGRPMVLALNMYDIAQRQGLRIDLERLSSELGVPIVTTVATRKRGIEDLISAIEAAVHASDLAGSGSVWAAPDADGIRAAHKRAEQIMKACVRPPERPDTLTGRIDGVLLHPVGGLLILLALLFVMFQAVFSWAGPLMDGIEAGMGLLAAGVASIVPDGLMQSLIVDGLISGVGSVLVFLPQIVILFAFIILLEDFGYMARAAFLMDRIMGGAGLHGRAFIPLLSSFACAIPGVMATRVIDNRRDRLTTIMVAPLMTCSARIPVYTLIIAAFIPNETVWGFANLQGLVMFGLYAAGIVSALAVSFVIRRIFWRGAVEPFMMELPAYKLPDVKSVAMNLWLRARIFLVRAGKIILPLMVLVWVLSTFPYPPEGATGPAIDYSFAGMVGRALEPIFAPIGFNWQMVIALVPGMAAREVAVAALGTVYAVADAESATGILASTLSAQWSLATGLAFLAWYVFAPQCAPTLGVVKRETGGWKWMGLMVVYMFGLAYLASFVVFRVAVAMGGG, encoded by the coding sequence ATGGACATGGCAGTGCGCACGGCCCGCGTCGCCCTGGTCGGCAATCCCAACAGCGGCAAGACCGCCCTGTTCAATGCCCTGACAGGTGCCCATCAGAAGGTCGCCAACTATGCTGGCGTGACCGTCGAGCGGAAGGAGGGGATCATCCGCTCCGCCTCCGGCCGCACTCTGTCCGTGCTGGACCTGCCCGGCACCTATTCGCTGCGGGCACGCAGTCCGGATGAAGAAGTCACCCGCGATGCCGTGCTGGGTCGTCTGGCGGGAGAGCCGGAGCCGGACGTCATCCTGTGCGTCGCCGATGCCACCAATCTGCGGCTGGTGCTGCGCCTGATCCTGGAACTGAAACAGGTCGGGCGGCCGATGGTCCTGGCCCTGAACATGTACGACATTGCCCAGCGGCAGGGCCTTCGGATCGATCTGGAACGGCTGTCGAGCGAACTGGGCGTGCCGATCGTGACGACGGTAGCGACTCGGAAGCGCGGCATCGAAGACCTGATTTCGGCCATCGAGGCGGCGGTGCATGCCAGCGACCTGGCGGGCTCCGGCAGCGTCTGGGCCGCCCCCGATGCCGATGGCATCCGCGCCGCGCACAAGCGGGCCGAACAGATCATGAAGGCCTGCGTCCGGCCGCCCGAGCGGCCCGACACCCTGACGGGGCGGATCGACGGCGTGCTGCTGCATCCGGTGGGCGGCCTTCTGATCCTGCTGGCGCTGCTGTTCGTGATGTTCCAGGCCGTGTTCAGCTGGGCCGGCCCGCTGATGGACGGGATCGAGGCGGGCATGGGCCTGTTGGCCGCCGGTGTCGCGTCGATCGTTCCGGACGGCCTGATGCAGAGCCTGATCGTCGACGGCCTGATCTCCGGGGTAGGCAGCGTCCTGGTCTTTCTGCCCCAGATCGTGATCCTGTTCGCCTTCATCATCCTGCTGGAAGACTTCGGCTACATGGCCCGGGCAGCCTTCCTGATGGACCGGATCATGGGCGGAGCGGGCCTGCATGGCCGGGCCTTCATCCCGCTGTTGTCCAGCTTTGCCTGCGCGATTCCGGGCGTGATGGCGACGCGGGTTATCGACAACCGCCGCGATCGCCTGACCACCATCATGGTCGCCCCACTGATGACCTGTTCGGCGCGGATCCCCGTCTACACCCTGATCATTGCCGCCTTCATCCCGAACGAGACGGTGTGGGGCTTTGCCAATCTGCAGGGTCTGGTGATGTTCGGGCTCTATGCGGCGGGCATCGTCAGTGCCCTGGCCGTGTCCTTCGTGATCCGCCGCATCTTCTGGCGCGGGGCAGTCGAGCCCTTCATGATGGAACTGCCGGCCTACAAGCTGCCGGACGTTAAGTCGGTCGCCATGAACCTGTGGTTGCGGGCGCGGATATTCCTGGTGCGGGCGGGCAAGATCATCCTGCCGCTGATGGTCCTGGTCTGGGTGCTGTCGACCTTCCCCTATCCGCCCGAAGGCGCGACGGGACCCGCCATCGACTACAGCTTCGCCGGCATGGTCGGGCGCGCGCTGGAGCCGATCTTCGCCCCCATCGGCTTCAACTGGCAGATGGTCATCGCCCTGGTGCCCGGCATGGCTGCGCGCGAGGTGGCCGTGGCGGCCCTGGGTACCGTCTATGCCGTCGCCGATGCCGAGAGCGCGACCGGCATCCTGGCCAGCACCCTGTCGGCTCAATGGTCGCTGGCCACGGGCCTGGCCTTCCTGGCCTGGTATGTGTTCGCGCCGCAGTGCGCTCCGACCCTGGGCGTGGTCAAGCGCGAGACCGGTGGCTGGAAATGGATGGGTCTGATGGTCGTCTATATGTTCGGTCTGGCCTATCTCGCTTCCTTCGTCGTCTTCCGCGTTGCGGTGGCGATGGGCGGGGGATGA
- a CDS encoding FeoA family protein, giving the protein MTDTIRLSQARVGDRGVIVQVGEHCHHEDHKAELERRLLELGFVEGARIELMHQGLFGGDPIALRVDDMRVALRRHEADSLTIRLDGIAA; this is encoded by the coding sequence ATGACCGATACAATTCGACTGAGCCAGGCCCGCGTCGGCGATCGCGGCGTCATTGTGCAGGTGGGCGAGCATTGCCACCACGAAGACCACAAGGCCGAACTGGAACGCCGCCTTCTGGAACTGGGCTTCGTCGAGGGCGCGCGGATCGAACTGATGCATCAGGGTCTGTTCGGCGGCGATCCTATCGCCCTGCGCGTCGATGACATGAGGGTGGCTCTGCGCCGGCACGAGGCCGACAGCCTGACGATCCGTCTGGACGGGATCGCCGCCTGA
- a CDS encoding c-type cytochrome yields MKRLIAILTLTTLASTTLVACGSGEPAAPAAPARPAPTEAEKLTLLAALPAPYNQGDLENGRRAFARCRSCHTIAEGGSNMTGPHLYGLFGRTAGTHPGYNYSKALKEAGFTWDAQKLDQWLSGPRTFLPGNKMSFAGLPDATDRRDVIAYLKVETGFAPEQP; encoded by the coding sequence ATGAAACGCCTGATCGCCATCCTGACCCTGACGACGCTGGCCTCGACCACCCTGGTCGCCTGTGGGTCGGGAGAGCCTGCGGCCCCGGCCGCACCTGCCCGTCCTGCGCCGACGGAAGCCGAGAAGCTGACACTGCTGGCCGCCCTGCCCGCTCCCTACAACCAGGGTGACCTGGAGAATGGCCGCCGGGCATTTGCCCGTTGCCGGTCGTGCCACACGATCGCCGAGGGCGGATCCAACATGACGGGTCCGCATCTGTACGGCCTGTTCGGGCGCACGGCGGGCACCCATCCCGGCTACAACTATTCCAAGGCGCTCAAGGAGGCAGGCTTCACCTGGGACGCACAGAAGCTGGACCAGTGGCTGAGTGGGCCGCGCACCTTCCTGCCCGGCAACAAGATGAGCTTTGCCGGACTGCCCGATGCCACCGACCGCCGCGACGTCATCGCCTATCTGAAGGTCGAGACGGGGTTCGCCCCAGAGCAGCCCTAG
- a CDS encoding efflux RND transporter permease subunit, whose translation MLSDLSVRRPVFAAVAAIVLCVVGLAAFFATPVRELPDVDPPIVSVSTSYAGASAEVIESRITEPIEQQIAGIPGIERINSTSRDGRSSVNIEFALDRDIDDAANDVRDRISRVVGRLPDQANPPEVSKADSDSQPIIILFLRSTTLNRLELTDYADRYLIDRLATVPGVAQVQIYGEQRYAMRIWLDAAALGARGLTVSDVENALTSQNVELPAGALESADKDYTVRVARTYARAEDFAQLPIGAAGTAGAQSGGNAGTSAVQASPSGATGALQSGTSYVTRLGDVARIEEGPAEDRRLFRGNGVDQIGLAITRQAQSNDLAISDGVKAMMEEIRPSLPPGSELQIGRDNSVFTSHAIDEVWITMAISMALVALVNFVFLGTLRAAIIPSVVAPICLLATFIVLAPFGFSLNLLTLLALVLAIGLVVDDAIVVTENIQRRLDHGEPPLVAAERGARQVFFAVVATTIVLLAVFAPLLFLPGYVGRLFVELAAAIAAAVAFSAFLALSLSPMLASRILRPATGNGWLAQRVDRAMDAVKTSYGRSLNALLGKRAAVGGVAALIVLVGAGAWGLMTILPDELVPAEDRGQVGIRVQGPEGAGYDYTRKIMLGLEPILAEYKASGEVESYLVSAPGFGGGSFNSGNASLTLVDWSERTRSADEIAQELNGKLRGQTDAQVNASVPGAFQRGGGNSNSVEMVVTGSEYDDIFRWLQPILAAALDNPGFSRPRLNYEPNAPRLLVDVDPEKAAALGVSSQEIGRTLETMFGSRRATTYIKGGQEYDVILQTERDNRRNVTDLEALYVSTGAGNLVPLSSVVTTQTSGDTPDRRRLDRQRSISLSADLNPGTTIADAIAFLEAEVAKQPTGVATTQWGGAARDQQEAGSAVAIAFGLALLLVFLVLAAQFESWITPAVIMLTVPLAAAGGLFGLLMAGSSLNIYSQIGLIILIGVAAKNGILIVEFANQLRDQGRSIREAIIESSTLRLRPIVMTSIATAFGALPLVLWQGAGAGSRQTIGVVIFAGAIFSTLLTLFVVPVIYGVLARFTKSPEYTARKIEEWEAQEAGSGDRPAVPLG comes from the coding sequence ATGCTGTCCGACCTGTCGGTCCGGCGCCCCGTCTTTGCGGCCGTGGCGGCCATCGTCCTGTGCGTTGTGGGTCTGGCGGCGTTCTTCGCGACGCCGGTGAGAGAACTGCCAGACGTCGATCCACCGATCGTGTCGGTCAGCACCTCCTATGCGGGGGCATCTGCAGAGGTCATCGAAAGCCGGATCACCGAACCGATCGAGCAACAGATTGCGGGCATTCCCGGCATCGAGCGGATCAACTCGACCAGCCGCGACGGGCGATCCAGCGTCAACATCGAGTTCGCCCTGGATCGCGACATCGACGATGCCGCCAACGACGTGCGCGACCGGATTTCGCGCGTGGTCGGGCGCCTTCCCGATCAGGCCAATCCGCCCGAGGTCTCCAAGGCTGACAGCGATTCCCAGCCGATCATCATTCTGTTCCTGCGCTCCACGACCCTGAACCGGCTGGAGCTGACCGATTATGCGGACCGCTATCTGATTGACCGGCTGGCCACGGTGCCGGGCGTGGCTCAGGTGCAGATCTATGGCGAGCAGCGCTATGCCATGCGGATCTGGCTGGACGCGGCGGCCTTGGGGGCACGCGGCCTCACCGTTTCGGACGTCGAGAATGCGCTCACCAGCCAGAACGTCGAGCTGCCGGCTGGTGCGCTGGAATCCGCCGACAAGGATTATACGGTCCGGGTCGCGCGCACCTATGCCCGGGCCGAGGACTTCGCCCAGTTGCCGATCGGTGCAGCGGGGACGGCGGGGGCACAGTCAGGTGGAAACGCTGGCACCAGCGCGGTTCAGGCCAGCCCCAGCGGTGCGACCGGCGCTCTGCAATCGGGGACGTCCTACGTCACGCGTCTGGGCGACGTCGCCCGGATTGAGGAAGGTCCCGCCGAGGATCGACGTCTGTTCCGAGGCAATGGCGTAGACCAGATCGGTCTGGCCATCACCCGCCAGGCCCAGTCGAACGACCTGGCCATCTCCGACGGCGTCAAGGCCATGATGGAAGAGATCAGGCCCAGCCTGCCGCCGGGATCGGAACTGCAGATCGGCCGCGACAATTCGGTCTTTACCAGTCACGCCATCGACGAGGTCTGGATCACCATGGCCATTTCGATGGCGCTGGTGGCCCTGGTCAATTTCGTCTTTCTGGGCACGCTGCGGGCAGCCATCATCCCGTCGGTGGTGGCTCCGATCTGCCTGTTGGCCACCTTTATCGTTCTGGCACCATTCGGATTTTCACTGAACCTGCTGACCCTGTTGGCCCTGGTTCTGGCCATCGGCCTCGTCGTCGATGACGCCATCGTGGTGACCGAGAACATCCAGCGTCGCCTGGATCACGGCGAGCCGCCGCTGGTGGCAGCAGAGCGGGGAGCCCGTCAGGTGTTCTTCGCCGTTGTGGCGACGACGATCGTGCTGCTGGCGGTCTTTGCGCCCCTGCTGTTCCTGCCCGGCTATGTCGGCCGTCTGTTCGTGGAACTGGCGGCGGCGATTGCGGCGGCCGTGGCCTTCTCGGCCTTCCTGGCGCTCAGCCTTTCGCCCATGCTGGCGTCGCGCATCCTGCGGCCTGCCACCGGCAACGGCTGGTTGGCCCAGCGCGTCGATCGGGCCATGGATGCGGTCAAGACGTCCTATGGTCGGTCGCTGAACGCCCTGCTGGGCAAGCGCGCGGCCGTGGGGGGCGTGGCGGCCCTGATCGTTCTGGTCGGAGCCGGAGCGTGGGGACTGATGACCATCCTGCCGGACGAACTGGTTCCAGCCGAGGACCGCGGCCAGGTCGGCATCCGGGTCCAGGGACCAGAGGGTGCGGGATACGACTATACCCGCAAGATCATGCTGGGCCTGGAGCCCATCCTGGCCGAGTACAAGGCCAGCGGCGAGGTCGAGAGTTATTTGGTTTCCGCCCCCGGCTTCGGCGGCGGCAGTTTCAACTCGGGCAATGCCAGCCTGACGCTTGTGGACTGGTCCGAGCGCACACGTTCGGCCGATGAGATCGCCCAGGAGCTGAACGGCAAGCTGCGCGGTCAGACCGATGCCCAGGTCAATGCCTCGGTTCCCGGAGCCTTTCAGCGCGGCGGCGGCAACTCCAACTCCGTCGAGATGGTGGTGACCGGGTCCGAGTATGACGACATCTTCCGCTGGCTTCAGCCCATCCTGGCCGCGGCACTCGACAATCCGGGCTTCTCGCGACCGCGCCTGAACTACGAACCCAATGCCCCCCGTCTTCTGGTGGATGTTGATCCGGAAAAGGCGGCGGCCCTGGGCGTGTCGTCACAGGAAATCGGCCGCACGCTCGAGACCATGTTCGGATCGCGCCGTGCCACCACCTACATCAAGGGCGGCCAGGAATATGATGTCATCTTGCAGACCGAGCGGGACAATCGGCGCAATGTGACCGACCTGGAAGCCCTGTATGTCTCGACGGGCGCGGGCAATCTGGTCCCGCTCTCGTCGGTCGTGACCACCCAGACCAGTGGCGACACGCCCGATCGGCGTCGGCTGGATCGGCAACGCTCGATCTCGCTCAGTGCCGATCTGAATCCCGGCACCACCATCGCCGACGCCATCGCCTTCCTGGAGGCCGAGGTGGCCAAACAGCCCACGGGCGTGGCCACGACGCAATGGGGCGGTGCCGCTCGAGATCAGCAGGAGGCAGGCAGCGCCGTAGCCATCGCCTTCGGCCTGGCGCTACTGCTGGTGTTCCTGGTGCTTGCGGCCCAGTTCGAAAGCTGGATCACCCCGGCGGTGATCATGCTGACCGTGCCCTTGGCAGCGGCCGGTGGTCTGTTTGGCCTGTTGATGGCGGGGTCCAGCCTGAACATTTATTCCCAGATCGGCCTGATCATCCTGATCGGTGTGGCGGCCAAGAATGGCATCCTGATCGTGGAGTTCGCCAACCAGCTGCGCGACCAGGGCCGCTCGATCCGGGAAGCAATCATCGAAAGCTCGACCCTGCGTCTGCGGCCCATCGTCATGACCTCGATCGCCACCGCCTTCGGGGCTCTCCCGCTGGTCCTGTGGCAGGGCGCAGGCGCGGGCAGTCGCCAGACGATCGGCGTCGTCATCTTCGCCGGGGCCATCTTCTCGACCCTGCTGACGCTGTTCGTGGTGCCGGTGATCTATGGCGTCCTGGCCCGGTTCACCAAGTCGCCGGAATATACCGCCCGCAAGATCGAGGAGTGGGAGGCACAGGAGGCCGGCAGCGGTGACCGCCCGGCCGTACCGCTGGGCTAG